Proteins encoded in a region of the Streptomyces akebiae genome:
- a CDS encoding VOC family protein yields the protein MTLQWEQVLVDAADPVALGRWWAEALGWVVVDESPEEYEIRPAPDRLPGLLFGRSPDVKDRKNRLHLDFRPLDQEAEVTRLLALGARHADIGQTGDEPWVVLQDPEGNEFCVLAPRRS from the coding sequence ATGACCTTGCAGTGGGAGCAGGTGCTGGTGGACGCGGCCGATCCGGTGGCGCTGGGGCGCTGGTGGGCCGAGGCGCTCGGGTGGGTGGTGGTCGACGAGTCGCCCGAGGAGTACGAGATCCGCCCGGCACCGGACCGTCTCCCCGGCCTCCTGTTCGGACGCAGCCCGGACGTCAAGGACCGCAAGAACCGCCTCCACCTCGATTTCCGCCCCCTCGACCAGGAGGCGGAGGTCACCCGTCTCCTCGCCCTCGGGGCACGGCACGCGGACATCGGGCAGACCGGCGACGAGCCCTGGGTCGTGCTCCAGGACCCGGAGGGCAACGAGTTCTGCGTCCTGGCCCCGCGCCGGAGCTGA
- a CDS encoding FAD-dependent oxidoreductase gives MTQAVGPARNVILTVDDDPGVSRAVARDLRRRYGESYRIVRAESGRAALEALRELKLRGDQVAVILADYRMPEMNGIEFLEQALDVYPGARRVLLTAYADTGAAIDAINVIDLDHYLLKPWDPPEEKLYPVLDDLLQAWRAADRACVGTTKVVGHRWSARSSGVREFLARNQVPYRWFSSDEPEGRRLLAAAGADGARLPLVVTPDGTPLVAPEDPELAEKVGLATTPAQEFYDLVVIGGGPAGLGAAVYGASEGLRTLLVERSATGGQAGQSSRIENYLGFPDGVSGGQLTGRARRQATKFGAEILTAREVSGLEVNGAARTVRFSDGSAVAAHSVILATGVSYRQLAAPGCADLTGCGVFYGSALTEAAGCQGHDVYIVGGANSAGQAAMYLSRGAKSVTLLVRGESLTASMSHYLIQQLAEAPNIFVRPGTIVEAAHGTNQLEQLTLKDVASGREELVDAQWLFVFIGAEPHTDWLEGTVLRDERGFIVAGPDMTPDGSPPPGWELDRPPYHLETNVPGVFVAGDARSESAKRVASAVGEGAMAVMLVHRYLEQS, from the coding sequence ATGACGCAGGCTGTCGGTCCGGCGCGGAACGTGATCCTGACGGTGGATGACGATCCCGGGGTGTCCCGTGCGGTGGCGCGGGATCTGCGCCGCAGGTACGGCGAGTCGTACCGGATCGTCCGGGCGGAGTCCGGGCGGGCGGCGCTGGAGGCACTGCGGGAGCTGAAGCTGCGCGGCGACCAGGTGGCGGTGATCCTGGCCGACTACCGGATGCCGGAGATGAACGGCATCGAGTTCCTGGAACAGGCCCTGGACGTCTATCCGGGGGCGCGGCGGGTGCTGCTCACGGCGTACGCCGACACCGGCGCGGCGATCGACGCGATCAACGTCATCGACCTCGACCACTATCTGCTGAAGCCGTGGGACCCGCCGGAGGAGAAGCTCTATCCGGTCCTGGACGACCTGCTCCAGGCCTGGCGGGCCGCCGACCGTGCCTGTGTGGGCACGACGAAGGTGGTCGGGCACCGGTGGTCGGCGCGGTCGTCGGGCGTACGGGAGTTCCTGGCCCGCAACCAGGTGCCGTACCGCTGGTTCTCCTCGGACGAGCCGGAGGGGCGGCGGCTGCTCGCGGCGGCCGGGGCCGACGGCGCGCGGCTGCCGCTGGTCGTCACCCCGGACGGCACGCCGCTGGTGGCGCCGGAGGACCCGGAGCTGGCGGAGAAGGTGGGGCTGGCGACCACGCCGGCCCAGGAGTTCTACGACCTGGTCGTCATCGGCGGCGGCCCCGCCGGGCTCGGCGCGGCCGTGTACGGGGCCTCGGAGGGGCTGCGGACGCTCCTCGTCGAGCGGTCGGCCACGGGCGGTCAGGCGGGCCAGAGCTCACGGATCGAGAACTACCTCGGGTTCCCCGACGGGGTGTCGGGCGGTCAGCTCACCGGCCGGGCGCGCCGTCAGGCCACCAAGTTCGGCGCGGAGATCCTCACGGCCCGTGAGGTGAGCGGTCTGGAGGTGAACGGGGCGGCGCGGACCGTCCGGTTCTCCGACGGTTCGGCGGTCGCCGCGCACAGCGTGATCCTCGCGACCGGCGTGTCGTACCGGCAGCTCGCCGCCCCGGGCTGCGCGGACCTCACCGGCTGCGGGGTGTTCTACGGCTCCGCCCTGACCGAGGCGGCCGGCTGCCAGGGGCACGACGTGTACATCGTGGGCGGCGCCAACTCGGCGGGGCAGGCGGCGATGTACCTGTCCCGGGGCGCCAAGTCGGTCACCCTCCTCGTCCGCGGCGAGTCGCTGACCGCGTCCATGTCGCACTACCTGATCCAGCAGCTCGCCGAGGCCCCCAACATCTTCGTGCGCCCCGGCACGATCGTGGAGGCCGCGCACGGCACGAACCAGCTGGAGCAGCTGACGCTGAAGGACGTGGCGAGCGGGCGTGAAGAACTCGTCGACGCGCAGTGGCTGTTCGTGTTCATCGGCGCCGAGCCGCACACCGACTGGCTGGAGGGGACCGTGCTCCGCGACGAGCGCGGGTTCATCGTGGCCGGACCGGACATGACCCCGGACGGAAGCCCGCCGCCCGGCTGGGAGCTGGACCGGCCGCCGTACCACCTGGAGACCAATGTGCCCGGGGTGTTCGTCGCCGGGGACGCGCGGTCGGAGTCCGCGAAGCGGGTCGCGTCCGCCGTGGGAGAGGGAGCGATGGCCGTGATGCTGGTGCACAGGTATCTGGAGCAGTCATGA
- a CDS encoding ATP-binding protein: MSGQPSPCDRAELGRLFLFEKLDDAQLDRLCREGRVERFEPGHVYREGEPATCFFVLLEGTVVLSRQVGDDDVEVSRSSQVGVYAGAFQAYLGDQADQARYKGSMRVTVPSRFYVLPAAAFAQIMRDWFPMAVHLLEGLFFGSQNTQRTINQRERLLALGSLSAGLTHELNNPAAAAVRATSALRERVAGMRHKLGAIAAGPYKRAMLESLVDLQERTAEQVAKATPLSPLEASDREDELTDWLDDHGIAGGWQLAPNFVQAGLDTAWLEQVAQAVDEHTLEGAVRWLNYTVETELLMNEIEDSTTRVTQLVDAAKQYSQLDRAPYQNADVHELLDSTLLMLSGKIGDRIEVVKEYDRTLPRIPAYPGELNQVWTNLIDNAVAAINDTGGAGTLTVRTALDHRDQVLVEFRDTGAGIPAEIKGRIFDPFFTTKPVGQGTGLGLDISWRIVVNKHHGHIEVHSRPGETRFQVFLPLTAPAADLDLTLADDPEETS; encoded by the coding sequence ATGAGCGGGCAGCCGTCGCCGTGCGACCGGGCCGAGCTGGGCCGTCTTTTCCTGTTCGAGAAGCTGGACGACGCGCAGTTGGACCGGCTGTGCCGCGAGGGCCGGGTGGAGCGGTTCGAGCCGGGTCATGTCTACCGGGAGGGCGAGCCGGCCACCTGCTTCTTCGTGCTCCTGGAGGGCACGGTGGTGCTGTCGCGGCAGGTCGGCGACGACGACGTGGAGGTCAGCCGCAGCTCCCAGGTCGGGGTGTACGCGGGTGCTTTCCAGGCCTATCTCGGCGACCAGGCGGACCAGGCCCGTTACAAGGGCTCCATGCGGGTCACCGTGCCCTCCCGCTTCTACGTCCTGCCCGCGGCGGCCTTCGCCCAGATCATGCGCGACTGGTTCCCCATGGCGGTCCATCTGCTGGAGGGCCTGTTCTTCGGGAGCCAGAACACCCAGCGGACGATCAACCAGCGGGAACGGCTGCTGGCGCTCGGCTCGTTGTCGGCCGGACTGACGCACGAGCTGAACAACCCCGCGGCGGCCGCCGTCCGGGCGACCTCGGCGCTGCGGGAGCGGGTGGCCGGGATGCGGCACAAGCTCGGGGCGATCGCCGCCGGACCGTACAAGCGGGCCATGCTGGAGTCGCTGGTCGATCTGCAGGAACGCACGGCCGAGCAGGTCGCCAAGGCGACTCCGCTCAGTCCGCTGGAGGCCTCCGACCGGGAGGACGAGCTGACGGACTGGCTCGACGACCACGGGATCGCGGGCGGCTGGCAGCTCGCGCCGAACTTCGTGCAGGCCGGACTCGACACCGCGTGGCTGGAGCAGGTCGCGCAGGCCGTGGACGAGCACACCCTCGAAGGAGCGGTGCGCTGGCTGAACTACACCGTCGAGACCGAGTTGTTGATGAACGAGATCGAGGACTCCACGACCCGCGTCACCCAGCTCGTCGACGCGGCGAAGCAGTACTCGCAGCTCGACCGCGCGCCCTACCAGAACGCCGACGTCCACGAACTCCTCGACAGCACCCTGCTGATGCTGTCCGGGAAGATCGGCGACCGCATCGAGGTGGTGAAGGAGTACGACCGCACGCTGCCGCGCATCCCCGCTTATCCGGGTGAGCTGAACCAGGTGTGGACGAACCTGATCGACAACGCGGTCGCGGCGATCAACGACACGGGCGGTGCGGGCACCCTGACGGTACGGACGGCGCTCGACCACCGGGACCAGGTGCTGGTCGAGTTCCGTGACACCGGTGCCGGCATCCCGGCGGAGATCAAGGGCCGTATCTTCGACCCGTTCTTCACCACCAAGCCGGTCGGACAGGGCACCGGGCTCGGCCTCGACATCTCCTGGCGCATCGTCGTCAACAAGCACCACGGGCACATCGAGGTCCATTCCCGGCCGGGCGAGACCCGCTTCCAGGTCTTCCTGCCGCTGACGGCACCGGCGGCCGACCTTGACCTCACGCTCGCCGACGACCCCGAGGAGACCTCATGA
- a CDS encoding UBP-type zinc finger domain-containing protein, translating into MTLPAGIDPAVPPSGDGCVECDEAGGWWFHLRRCAQCGHVGCCDSSPAQHATAHAGATGHPFVQSFEPGESWFWNYETSEMYESGPDLAPPVSHPEGQPSPGPAGRVPQDWTSALR; encoded by the coding sequence ATGACCCTGCCCGCCGGAATCGACCCCGCCGTGCCGCCGAGCGGCGACGGGTGCGTGGAGTGCGACGAGGCCGGCGGCTGGTGGTTCCACCTGCGGCGCTGCGCCCAGTGCGGCCATGTCGGCTGCTGCGACTCCTCCCCGGCCCAGCACGCCACGGCCCACGCGGGGGCCACGGGGCATCCCTTCGTGCAGAGCTTCGAACCGGGTGAGTCCTGGTTCTGGAACTACGAGACCTCCGAGATGTACGAGTCGGGGCCGGACCTCGCGCCGCCCGTCAGCCATCCTGAGGGGCAGCCGTCGCCTGGCCCTGCGGGGCGCGTCCCGCAGGACTGGACGTCAGCGCTACGGTGA
- a CDS encoding pyridoxal-phosphate dependent enzyme, which yields MIGIREIQDAAQRIAGHVVRTPTVASPGLSALLGAPVTTKLETLQRTGSFKSRGATAKLLTLTDAERAAGVVAVSGGNHGIALAHMAAALHIKATVVMSRSAPRRAADLVEAAGASLRLTDGMAEAFALTEQLQAEGLTLVHPFDDPWVIAGQGTVGLEFAEDLENSGATADTGTLTDVLVSIGGGGLAAGVAAAFKALLPGVRVWGVETVGATAMTEAIAAGGPVTVPLSSVVTTLSAPSVSRLTYDHVAALVEDVLVVSDAEAVRGVLDFAEHGKVWTEPAAGCLLPAARQVLARVGDGARLGLVVCGGNATTADITEWAHRFEVR from the coding sequence TTGATCGGGATCCGCGAGATCCAGGACGCAGCCCAGCGGATCGCCGGCCACGTCGTACGGACACCGACCGTGGCGAGCCCGGGGCTGTCCGCGCTCCTCGGCGCCCCGGTGACCACGAAGCTGGAAACACTCCAGCGGACCGGCTCGTTCAAGTCCCGCGGCGCGACGGCGAAGCTGCTGACGCTGACGGACGCCGAGCGGGCGGCCGGGGTCGTGGCGGTCAGCGGGGGCAACCACGGCATCGCGCTGGCGCACATGGCCGCCGCGCTGCACATCAAGGCGACCGTGGTGATGTCCCGGTCCGCGCCCCGGCGGGCCGCGGACCTCGTCGAGGCCGCCGGTGCCTCGCTGCGGCTCACCGACGGGATGGCGGAGGCGTTCGCGCTCACCGAGCAGCTCCAGGCCGAGGGCCTCACCCTCGTCCACCCGTTCGACGACCCGTGGGTGATCGCCGGTCAGGGCACCGTGGGCCTGGAGTTCGCCGAGGACCTGGAGAACTCCGGGGCGACGGCGGACACCGGCACGCTCACGGACGTGCTCGTCAGCATCGGTGGCGGCGGCCTGGCCGCCGGTGTCGCCGCCGCCTTCAAGGCCCTGCTGCCCGGCGTCCGCGTCTGGGGCGTGGAGACCGTCGGCGCCACGGCCATGACCGAGGCGATCGCGGCCGGCGGCCCCGTGACCGTCCCGCTCTCCTCCGTCGTCACCACCCTCAGCGCGCCCTCCGTCTCCCGGCTCACCTACGACCATGTGGCCGCCCTCGTCGAGGACGTCCTCGTGGTCTCCGACGCCGAGGCGGTGCGAGGCGTCCTCGACTTCGCCGAACACGGCAAGGTGTGGACGGAACCGGCCGCCGGCTGTCTGCTGCCCGCCGCCCGGCAGGTCCTGGCACGCGTGGGCGACGGCGCCCGGTTGGGCCTCGTGGTCTGCGGCGGCAACGCGACGACGGCCGACATCACGGAGTGGGCGCACCGCTTCGAGGTGCGGTGA
- a CDS encoding 4-hydroxybenzoate 3-monooxygenase, with protein sequence MTTPTSLPGTTPPERTPVVIVGAGPAGLTVGNILRAASVDCVVLETESREFIERRPRAGFLEEWAVRALQRRGLADRLVERAPVHTEFEFRFAGERQRFPYTEITGHHHYVYPQPLLVSDLVGEYADVRGGDIRFGVHEVELHDVAGERPSVSYLDPATGERHVLVCEFVAGCDGARGVTRTALPAGHATVARHDHGVGWLALLAEAPPSSDCVVLGVHPRGFAGHMARSPEVTRYYLEVPAGDDPANWPDDRVWSELHTRLAAPGARPLTEGPLVEKRVLDMHNYVTEPMAYGRLYLAGDAAHLVAPIAAKGMNLALHDSLLLADALIAWLGRGDDSGLRGYSDACLRRVWDYQEFSQWLAELLHGPSSGDPFRAGAATARLRRVLGSPAAASTFAELFIGKGTDH encoded by the coding sequence GTGACCACCCCCACCTCCCTCCCGGGCACGACTCCGCCCGAGCGCACCCCCGTCGTCATCGTCGGCGCCGGACCGGCCGGGCTCACCGTCGGCAACATCCTGCGCGCCGCCTCCGTGGACTGTGTGGTGCTGGAGACCGAGAGCCGCGAGTTCATCGAGCGGCGCCCCCGGGCCGGGTTCCTGGAGGAGTGGGCGGTGCGTGCGCTCCAACGACGCGGACTGGCCGACCGGCTCGTGGAACGGGCCCCGGTGCACACGGAGTTCGAGTTCCGTTTCGCCGGTGAGCGGCAGCGGTTCCCGTACACGGAGATCACCGGTCACCACCACTACGTCTACCCCCAGCCGCTGCTGGTGTCGGACCTGGTCGGGGAGTACGCGGACGTCCGGGGCGGCGACATCCGGTTCGGTGTGCACGAGGTCGAGCTGCACGACGTCGCCGGCGAGCGCCCGTCCGTGTCGTACCTGGACCCGGCGACCGGTGAGCGGCACGTCCTCGTCTGCGAGTTCGTCGCCGGCTGCGACGGAGCCCGTGGTGTGACCCGGACCGCGTTGCCGGCCGGGCACGCCACGGTCGCCCGGCACGACCACGGGGTCGGGTGGCTGGCGCTGCTCGCCGAGGCACCCCCGTCGTCCGACTGCGTCGTCCTCGGTGTGCATCCCCGTGGCTTCGCCGGGCACATGGCGCGCAGCCCCGAGGTCACCCGCTACTACCTGGAGGTCCCGGCCGGCGACGACCCGGCGAACTGGCCGGACGACCGGGTCTGGTCCGAGCTGCACACCCGCCTGGCGGCGCCCGGCGCCCGACCGCTCACCGAGGGCCCGTTGGTCGAGAAGCGGGTGCTCGACATGCACAACTACGTCACCGAGCCGATGGCGTACGGCCGGCTGTACCTCGCCGGTGACGCCGCGCACCTCGTCGCACCCATCGCCGCGAAGGGCATGAACCTGGCCCTGCACGACTCCCTGCTCCTGGCGGACGCCCTGATCGCCTGGCTGGGCAGGGGCGACGACAGCGGGCTGCGCGGCTATTCGGACGCCTGTCTGCGCCGGGTCTGGGACTACCAGGAGTTCTCGCAGTGGCTGGCGGAGCTGCTGCACGGGCCGTCGTCCGGCGACCCGTTCCGGGCAGGCGCCGCCACCGCGAGGCTCCGCCGTGTGCTCGGCTCGCCCGCCGCCGCGTCGACCTTCGCGGAGCTGTTCATCGGCAAGGGCACCGATCACTGA
- a CDS encoding amidohydrolase family protein, which produces MDRDQSRPTPPLTRRRLLAATGATGAAAVLGTVGPAASAAARPRTAGAGLSLTFTRATNGSATLAPAGDTLIAEIQSGLWSLPRGGGRAAPLTPAGLEPNRPVYSPAGDLVAFCAYQGGGFHLWTMRPDGSDLRQRTDGPWDDRAPAWSPDGTRLAFGSERGGDPDAPSGGSPYRVHVLHLGTGAITPVTGLPEQDGPLQDGPWEDFDPTWSPDGTRLLFVRGKVVVSGSTPTVEARTVAAVAADGTGAVTVEHTETAAAQVMTPALAADGRLAYLRTTASPNGSCTLVVAGRPVPVDGDLAPVPPRWTADGRLLLTLDGGFSLVRPEEPAQTEGIPFEGVLPVDRPRYRVKEYDLGEERARPVRGIHLPALSPDGRRIAFAALNSLWLAGTSGGRRPKRLRRSPPTRTLLAPSWAPDGRSLVYADDRDGLLGVYRHDPATGEETALATGGRVMPALSPDGERLACLDMAGRLVVRDLASGAERVLVAPLGGGGIPGRPSWSPDGRHLALCDRNRLGARFREGYNLIRIVDATTGADRLHAVAPHTSIADRYDSGPVWSPDGRWMAVIVESALCLLPVTPDGTPRGRLRTLTTEPADHPTWSGDSGTLLYQSGTRLRLIDVSGDHARTVRVPLDRTRPTPADTVVHAGRLWDGTGETVRDDVDIVVRGGRITAVEPHRGNRRAALRRVDASAHTVIPGLWDSHTHPWQSTYGSRQATAQLTYGVTTAVSLGGFAHEQARIREEVNAGRLAGPRLLTTGELLDGARVAYSMGRAHRTKAGLRRTLERAEALDWDFVKTYVRAPGWVMSESARFAHERLGVRTGGHLLSPGAQLGQDLTTHLQATQRAEFGHAITASGRAYEDVVEIYTGQGVGFSLIATPFTAAPLMGADPALADDPRVTVVMPPWDAAVVRQGAGVPPTPAQLAALRTETDIYRRILAAGGVVALGTDQPLGPVGLFLHLALRALHAGGLTPAETLRTATALPARLFGLDDDLGTVETGKLADLTIVDGDPFTDFADLVRTTSVLRGGTPCTTEELVAAYRPTARRAEAAATEEDWLEVGRLMRRDGCCHDHGGQ; this is translated from the coding sequence ATGGACCGTGACCAGAGTCGCCCCACCCCACCCCTGACCCGCCGCCGACTCCTCGCCGCCACCGGTGCCACGGGTGCCGCCGCGGTCCTCGGTACGGTCGGCCCGGCCGCATCCGCCGCCGCCCGGCCCCGTACCGCCGGCGCCGGCCTCTCCCTCACCTTCACCCGAGCCACCAACGGCTCGGCGACCCTCGCACCCGCCGGCGACACACTGATCGCCGAGATCCAGAGCGGCCTGTGGTCGCTTCCGCGCGGTGGCGGCAGGGCGGCCCCCCTCACCCCGGCCGGCCTCGAACCCAACCGGCCCGTGTACTCCCCGGCCGGCGACCTCGTCGCCTTCTGCGCCTACCAGGGCGGCGGCTTCCACCTGTGGACCATGCGTCCCGACGGCTCCGACCTGAGGCAGCGCACCGACGGCCCCTGGGACGACCGGGCACCGGCCTGGTCGCCCGACGGCACCCGGCTCGCCTTCGGCTCCGAACGCGGCGGCGACCCCGACGCCCCCTCCGGCGGAAGCCCGTACCGCGTCCACGTCCTGCACCTCGGCACCGGCGCCATCACCCCCGTCACCGGCCTGCCCGAACAGGACGGCCCCCTCCAGGACGGGCCGTGGGAGGACTTCGACCCCACCTGGTCACCGGACGGCACCCGGCTGCTGTTCGTGCGGGGCAAGGTCGTCGTCTCCGGCAGCACCCCGACCGTCGAGGCCCGCACGGTTGCCGCCGTGGCCGCCGACGGCACCGGTGCGGTGACCGTCGAGCACACCGAGACCGCCGCCGCCCAGGTCATGACCCCCGCCCTCGCCGCCGACGGCCGTCTCGCCTACCTGCGCACCACGGCCTCCCCCAACGGCTCCTGCACCCTCGTCGTCGCCGGGCGGCCCGTCCCGGTCGACGGTGACCTCGCGCCCGTGCCACCCCGCTGGACGGCCGACGGCCGCCTGCTGCTCACGCTGGACGGCGGGTTCAGCCTCGTACGTCCGGAGGAACCCGCGCAGACGGAGGGGATTCCCTTCGAGGGCGTGCTCCCGGTGGACCGGCCGCGCTACCGGGTCAAGGAGTACGACCTCGGGGAGGAGCGGGCGCGTCCCGTCCGGGGCATCCACCTGCCCGCACTGTCGCCGGACGGCCGCCGCATCGCCTTCGCCGCCCTCAACTCCCTCTGGCTGGCCGGCACTTCGGGCGGCCGCCGGCCGAAGAGGCTGCGCCGGTCGCCGCCCACCCGCACCTTGCTCGCGCCCTCCTGGGCCCCCGACGGACGGTCGCTCGTCTACGCCGACGACCGCGACGGCCTGCTCGGCGTGTACCGACACGATCCGGCCACCGGCGAGGAGACCGCCCTCGCGACGGGCGGCCGGGTCATGCCCGCGCTCTCGCCCGACGGCGAGCGGCTCGCGTGCCTCGACATGGCCGGCCGGCTCGTCGTACGGGACCTGGCGAGCGGTGCGGAGCGCGTCCTCGTGGCACCGCTCGGCGGGGGCGGAATCCCCGGCAGGCCGAGCTGGTCGCCCGACGGCCGCCACCTCGCGCTGTGCGATCGCAACCGGCTGGGCGCCCGCTTCCGGGAGGGCTACAACCTGATCCGGATCGTCGACGCCACGACCGGCGCCGACCGGCTGCACGCGGTCGCGCCCCACACCTCCATCGCCGACCGTTACGACTCCGGGCCCGTCTGGTCACCCGACGGACGCTGGATGGCCGTGATCGTCGAGTCCGCGCTGTGCCTGCTGCCCGTCACCCCTGACGGCACCCCGCGCGGCAGGCTCCGCACCCTCACCACCGAGCCCGCCGACCACCCGACCTGGTCCGGCGACTCCGGGACCCTGCTCTACCAGTCCGGCACCCGGCTCCGCCTGATCGACGTCTCCGGCGACCACGCCCGAACCGTCCGGGTGCCGCTCGACCGCACCCGGCCCACCCCCGCCGACACCGTCGTCCACGCCGGGCGCCTGTGGGACGGCACCGGCGAGACGGTCCGCGACGACGTCGACATCGTCGTACGCGGCGGCCGCATCACCGCCGTCGAACCGCATCGCGGCAACCGCCGCGCCGCGCTCCGCCGGGTCGACGCCTCCGCGCACACCGTGATCCCCGGCCTGTGGGACAGCCACACCCACCCCTGGCAGAGCACCTACGGCAGCCGCCAGGCCACCGCACAGCTCACCTACGGTGTCACCACCGCCGTCTCCCTGGGCGGCTTCGCCCACGAACAGGCCCGCATCCGCGAGGAGGTGAACGCCGGCCGACTCGCCGGTCCCCGGCTCCTCACCACCGGCGAACTCCTCGACGGCGCCCGGGTCGCGTACAGCATGGGACGCGCACACCGTACGAAGGCCGGGCTGCGCCGCACCCTCGAACGAGCAGAGGCGCTCGACTGGGACTTCGTCAAGACCTATGTGCGAGCCCCCGGTTGGGTGATGAGCGAGTCCGCGCGCTTCGCCCACGAACGCCTCGGCGTCCGCACCGGCGGCCACCTGCTCTCCCCGGGCGCCCAGCTCGGGCAGGACCTGACGACCCATCTCCAGGCCACCCAGCGCGCGGAGTTCGGCCACGCCATCACCGCGAGCGGACGCGCCTACGAGGACGTGGTGGAGATCTACACCGGGCAGGGCGTGGGTTTCTCCCTGATCGCCACGCCCTTCACGGCCGCACCCCTCATGGGCGCCGACCCGGCACTGGCCGACGATCCCCGGGTCACGGTCGTCATGCCGCCGTGGGACGCCGCCGTCGTCCGGCAGGGCGCGGGGGTCCCGCCGACCCCCGCCCAACTCGCCGCGCTGCGCACCGAGACCGACATCTACCGGCGGATCCTCGCGGCCGGCGGCGTCGTCGCCCTCGGTACCGACCAGCCGCTCGGCCCTGTGGGTCTCTTCCTCCACCTGGCCCTGCGCGCCCTGCACGCCGGCGGCCTCACCCCGGCCGAGACCCTGCGCACCGCGACCGCCCTCCCGGCCCGCCTCTTCGGCCTCGACGACGACCTCGGCACGGTCGAGACCGGCAAGCTCGCCGACCTGACGATCGTCGACGGCGACCCCTTCACGGACTTCGCCGACCTCGTCCGCACGACGTCGGTCCTACGGGGCGGAACGCCGTGCACCACCGAGGAGTTGGTGGCCGCGTACCGGCCCACCGCCCGACGTGCGGAGGCCGCCGCGACGGAGGAGGACTGGCTGGAGGTCGGCCGGCTCATGCGCCGGGACGGCTGCTGCCACGACCACGGAGGTCAGTGA
- a CDS encoding DUF6328 family protein, protein MTEVHGNQDRGRDETEDERADRRWSELIQEVRVAQTGVQILFGFLLTVVFTPRYEGLPQTEKTIYIVTVVLGAAATGALIGPVSFHRIVAGRRIKPAAVEWASRLTVVGLILLLATMTAALLLILRVATHDGYVPWLVGCVVLWYLLCWFALPAWIRRRHAGDVPPARRHTGR, encoded by the coding sequence GTGACCGAGGTGCACGGCAACCAGGACCGAGGCCGCGACGAGACCGAGGACGAGCGTGCGGACCGCCGCTGGAGCGAACTCATCCAGGAGGTGCGGGTCGCCCAGACCGGTGTGCAGATCCTGTTCGGCTTCCTGCTCACCGTCGTCTTCACCCCGCGCTACGAGGGTCTGCCGCAGACCGAGAAGACCATCTACATCGTCACCGTCGTCCTCGGCGCCGCCGCCACCGGCGCGCTGATCGGCCCCGTCTCCTTCCACCGGATCGTCGCCGGCCGCCGCATCAAGCCGGCCGCCGTGGAGTGGGCGAGCAGACTGACCGTCGTCGGTCTGATCCTGCTCCTCGCCACGATGACGGCGGCCCTGCTGCTGATCCTGCGCGTGGCCACCCACGACGGGTACGTGCCGTGGCTCGTCGGCTGTGTGGTCCTGTGGTACCTGCTGTGCTGGTTCGCGCTCCCGGCCTGGATCCGCCGCCGCCACGCCGGCGACGTACCCCCGGCGCGCCGGCACACCGGCCGGTGA